The Natronolimnobius baerhuensis DNA segment GTTTGCCGATGACCGCTCGCTGGCGAACGTAGTCGACTCCGTAGCCGGGGTCTGATCCCTCGTCGTAGGCGTACTCGCCCAGACTGCGAAGGTACTCGGCCTGCGTGCGCTCGAGTTGAACGAGCGTTCGATCAGAGCGGCCGAGGACAGTTTGCGTTTCCTCGTGCGCAGTCAGATGGTCGTAAAACTCGCCAGCAAAGTCGTCGGCGACGCGGTCGAACAGCGGCGTCAGCGCGGCGAGTCGGGCTTCGTCGTCCGCATCGAAGCCGATGAACTGCTTTCGCCACGCGATGTCGTCCGCGTCGAGATCGATCCCCTCGAGTAAGGCGTCCTCGTCGACGTCTCGGCGGAGGCCGAGACGCGACTGGGTCGGGCCGGATGGCGGCATTGGCACTACCTCGCTACCCGGTCGGTATAGTGATTGTGACTTCGGCCATTCGCGGCCACCATCGCGCATTCGCGGCCACCATCGCGCGACGCACGCGACGGGCAATCGCGCTCGAGCGCACGCACACCCGCGCTGTCGGGCGGTTTCTCGGCGAAAGGATTATCAGCATTTCAGCCGTAGCCGGCGACAATGAGAATCAAGCGTTCGCTGACTCGTCGGGTTGTCCCGGCTGTGCCAGCACCGACGACGGAGGCCTGCCCTCCCAGGGGTGAGTCGCCGTGGAACTGATTATCACCGAGAAGGAAAACGCCGCACGACGGATCGCAGACATCCTTTCGGGTGGGACGTACGACTCGAGTCGCGAGAACGGCGTCAACATCTACGAGTGGGGTGGCACGCGCTGCGTCGGGCTGTCGGGCCACGTCGTCGGCGTCGATTTCCCCTCCGAGTATTCGGACTGGCGCGACGTCGAACCGGTCGAACTGATCGACGCCAGCGTCGAGAAAAAAGCGACCAAAGAGAACATCGTCGCGACGTTGCGGATTCTCGCGCGCAAGGCGACGTCGGCGACGATTGCGACAGACTACGACCGCGAGGGCGAACTCATCGGCAAGGAGGCCTACGAGATCGTCCGCGAGGTCAACGACGAGGTTCCGATCTACCGAGTTCGGTTCTCCTCGATCACGGAAAACGAGGTGCAGGATGCCTTCAACAATCCCGATGAACTGGACTTCGACCTCGCGGCTGCGGGCGAAGCCCGCCAGATTATCGACCTCGTCTGGGGCGCTGCGCTCACCCGATTCCTCTCGCTTTCTGCCGGCCAACTCGGCAACGACTTCATCTCCGTTGGTCGGGTGCAGTCGCCGACGCTCAAACTGATCGTCGACCGCGAGCGCGAGATTCAGGCGTTCGATCCCGAATCCTACTGGGAGCTGTTTGCGGACCTGCACAAAGAGGAAACCAGCTTCGAATCCCAGTACTTCTACCGCGACGAGGACGACAACGAAGCCGAGCGCGTCTGGGAGGAAGCCACCGCCGAAGCGGTCTACGAGACGCTCTCCGAGCGCGATTGCGCGACCGTCGTCGACGTCAACCGCCGCACGCGGACCGACGACCCACCGACGCCGTTTAACACCACGCAGTTCATCCGCGCCGCAAGCTCACTCGGCTACTCCGCCCAGCGCGCGATGTCGATTGCCGAGGACCTCTACACCGCCGGCTATATCACCTACCCGCGAACCGACAACACCGTCTACCCCGATGATCTCGACCCCGAGGAACTGCTCGACGACTTCGTCGGCCATCCAACGCTCGGCGAGTCAGCCGAGGACCTCCTCGAGGCCGAGGAAATCGAGCCAACCGAAGGCGACGAGGAGACGACCGACCACCCGCCAATCCACCCGACCGGCGAAATCCCCGCACGCGGCGGCGACGTGAGCGACGACGAGTGGGAAGTCTACGAACTGGTCGTGCGCCGGTTCTACGCGACTGTCGCCGATCCGGCAATCTGGGAACACCTCAAAGTCGTCTCCGAAGTCGGGGACTGCCGGCTCAAGGCAAACGGCAAGCGCCTCGTCGAGGCCGGCTACCACGACGTCTACCCGTACTTCAACACCAGCGAGAACTACGTGCCCGACGTCGACGAGGGTGAGCAACTTGAGTTGACCGATGTCGAACTCGAGGCCAAAGAGACCCAGCCGCCGCGGCGCTACGGCCAGTCGCGGCTTATCGAGACCATGGAGGACATGGGGATCGGGACGAAATCGACGCGACACAACACCCTCGAGAAACTGTACGACCGGGGCTACATCGAGAGCGATCCGCCGCGGCCGACCAAGCTCGCGATGGCCGTCGTCGACGCCGCCGAGAACTACGCGGACCGCGTCGTCAGCGAGGGGATGACGGCCCAACTCGAGGCCGACATGGACGCCATCGCCAGCGGGGAGGCCGGACTCGAGGACGTGACCGACGAGTCCCGCGAGATGTTAGAAGAAATCTTTGCGAACCTCGCGGACTCTCGCGATGAGATCGGCGACCACCTCCGCAAGTCGCTCAAGGACGACAAACGGCTCGGTCCCTGCCCTGAATGTGGCGAGGACCTGCTTGTCCGGAACAGCCGCCACGGCTCGTACTTCATCGGCTGTGATGGCTATCCCGACTGTGAGAACACCCTGCCGCTTCCCTCGACGGGCAAGCCGCTCATTCTCGAGAGCGAGTGCGAAGACCACGGCCTGAACGAGGTGAAGATGCTCGCGGGCCGCCAGACGTTCGTCCACGGCTGTCCGCTCTGTAAGGCCGAAGATGCCGGCGAAGGCCCGGTTCTGGGTTCCTGTCCCGACTGCGGCGAGGAACACGACGGCGAACTCGCCGTCAAAACGCTCCAGAGCGGCTCCCGACTCGTCGGCTGTACGCGCTATCCCGACTGCGAGTACTCCCTGCCGCTTCCCCGACGCGGCGACATCGAAGTCACCGACGACCGGTGTGAGGAACACGACCTGCCCGAACTGCTGGTCCACAGCGGCGACGAGCCCTGGGAACTTGGCTGTCCGATCTGTAACTACCAGGAGTTCCAGGCCCGCGAAAGCGACTCCGGCTCGGATCTCGAGGCGCTCGAGGGCGTCGGCGCGAAAACTGTCGAAAAGCTCGTCGCGGCCGGCATCGAGAGTCTGAACGACCTGAGCGACGCGGATCCCGACGCCGTCGCCGAGAGTGTCGACGGCGTCAGCGCGGACCGGATTCGCAACTGGCAGGCCGAAGCCTGAGACGGACTGCTTTTTTGTAGGCGTCGTCAGTGCTCGTGCTCGTCTTCGTTTTCGTCGGGCACTGAGTCAGTTTCTTCGGCATCGTCGTTACCATCCGGGATTGCGTCTTCGTCAGCGTCAGCAGCCGAATCATCCTCGAGCAGGCGCTCGACGCTGCTGACGATCCGGTCGGCCTCGAGAACGCCCTCTGATTCCCACTGGACGGCGCCGGTGCTATCGATAACCATGAGGACCGGGTGGGTGACAACGTCGTACCGGTCCGTGAGTACGCGGCCGTCATCGTAGGCGAGCGTCCAGTCGCCGTCGTGGTCGACCCACCACTCCCGCAGTTGCTCGGGAGACTGCTGGCCCGTGACCGAGACGACGGTGAGTTCGTCGCCGTACTGGTCGCTGAGCCGTGTCTGTGCGTCGGCCATGTTTGGCATGAGCGACTGACAGCGCGAACAGACGGGCGAAAAGAACATCGCGAGCGTCAGCCCGTCGTTCGGAACCGTCAGCGTCTCCGCCTCGCTTCCGGGTGCCTCGAGCGTCTCGAGTTCGAACGGGCCGCTCGAGTCGGTGGTGTCGCCGTCGCTGTCGTTCTCAGCGGAGTCTGTCGCTGACTCGGATGGACTGTCGGCTCCCTCACCGAACGACAGTCCGCGCCAGAGCACGGCGGCGCTCCCGCCGAGGACGCCGACGCTTGCGACGCCAGCGAGCAATTCGCGGCGGTTCACGACGCCACCTCCGAAGGCAGACAGTGATTCTGGAACGGGATGGCCGCGCTCATACGACTCCTACACCGTCCAGCGAAAAGAGTCCCCGGGCAATCCACAAAGCATACGGTCCGGTCGTGACGAGCATCCGCGAGACATGATCCGAACGGTGAGTCGATGACCGAAGTCGAGAATCCGACGCCGCCGACCCACCGAGTGGGCTGGCTCCTCGCACAGGGCGTCTTCCTCCTCTGGCTCGCAAGCGTGCTGTATCTTTCCTATCGCGTGTTCGTCACTGGCCTCTCGCCCGCACAGCAACGGGCTGCTGATAGGTTCCCACAGGAGCCGATGGCGGCGCTCGCCGACCCGCTCGTTGCCGTCCTGTGTCTATCGGTCGTCGTCGGCGTCGGCATCGTCTGTTCGATCAGCTACTACGGATACAGGCAGTGGCGTGGCGCTCAGCGACGGCGACTCGAGCTCGAGCCAGATCTCGAGGTCGAAAACTGAGACGGATCGCTGTCGCTGACGAGCGCGACCGCGCGGTCGCTGTCCTTTTGCCCACTGAGTGCGGACTCGAGGCTGAGAACCGTGTCTGCCTCTCTCATCGCAACAGCCCTTGCGGGGGTCGTCTTCGGACTCGCAATCGCGGCTCCACCAGGGCCGATGAACGCCATTATCGCCGAGGAGAGCGTCATCCGCGGCTGGCTGGCAGGCTTCTGGGCCGGTGCCGGCGCGATGCTCGCGGACGTGCTCTTTTTCGTCCTGGTGCTCGCCGGCGTCGTCACCGTGATCGATCACGTGCCGGTTATTCGCCCGCTGCTCTATCTCGTCGGCGGTGTGCTCATGCTCTATTTCGCTATCGGAGCAATCAACGATGCGCGGTCTGCCTCCTCGTTCATCGGCGAGAACAACGGCTCCTCGAAGGGCTTTCGCAAAACGTTCGCGCTCTCGCTGACCAACCCCTACCAGATCGGTTTCTGGCTCACCGTCGGCGTCGGCTTGCTCGAGTCGGGGACGCTCGATGTCTTTGCACACGTTCCCACGGTCGGCGACTCGCTCAGCGGCACGCTGGTCGTCGAGACGGGCTCACCCGCGCTGATCGCCGGCTTTTTCGGCGGCATCGTGGTCTGGATCGTCGCCTACCCGGCTGCACTGGCCGCTGCCGGCCGCCGCGTCGATGCGCTCGCGCCGGTGATCGCTGCGCTCAGTGCCGTCGTCCTCGCCGGCTTTGGCGCAGTGTTTCTTGGCATTGGGGCACTCTCATTGCTCTAACGCACGGACGTTCCTGGGGCTAGTTGCTGCATATCTACTCACGAGTCCGATGAAAAATACGACGCTGTGTGGATGGGTGCTGTGTGAGAACGACTCTCCGGGGCCGTCTCAGCCCATCCCCGCAATCTCGTCCTCGAGCCACTCGCTGAACCACTTGACGCGTTTGAGTCGCTGGTGGGCGATTCCCTCAGCAGTGTCACTCTGGACGCGCGAGGCGGCGTCGTAGCCACGTTCGAGGACGCGCTCGACCATCTCGTTGCAATCCATGTGCGTCCGGGCTTCATAGCCCATCCGCAACAGCATGAGCGCGGTGCCGTTCGCACCGACTTTATCGAGCATGTCGGCCTCGATGAGACACTGCGTCTCGAGTGCGACGTCGTTTAAGTCGCCCTGATAGGAGTGGTGTTCAATCGCACGACACACTTGGGTGATGAACGATTCAGGGTACTCGACGCGGGAGTCAAGGTACTCGCGAGCGACGCGCGCGCCGGCTTCGGCGTGCAGTTCTTGGTCGGTCTCGAGT contains these protein-coding regions:
- a CDS encoding DNA topoisomerase I, which codes for MELIITEKENAARRIADILSGGTYDSSRENGVNIYEWGGTRCVGLSGHVVGVDFPSEYSDWRDVEPVELIDASVEKKATKENIVATLRILARKATSATIATDYDREGELIGKEAYEIVREVNDEVPIYRVRFSSITENEVQDAFNNPDELDFDLAAAGEARQIIDLVWGAALTRFLSLSAGQLGNDFISVGRVQSPTLKLIVDREREIQAFDPESYWELFADLHKEETSFESQYFYRDEDDNEAERVWEEATAEAVYETLSERDCATVVDVNRRTRTDDPPTPFNTTQFIRAASSLGYSAQRAMSIAEDLYTAGYITYPRTDNTVYPDDLDPEELLDDFVGHPTLGESAEDLLEAEEIEPTEGDEETTDHPPIHPTGEIPARGGDVSDDEWEVYELVVRRFYATVADPAIWEHLKVVSEVGDCRLKANGKRLVEAGYHDVYPYFNTSENYVPDVDEGEQLELTDVELEAKETQPPRRYGQSRLIETMEDMGIGTKSTRHNTLEKLYDRGYIESDPPRPTKLAMAVVDAAENYADRVVSEGMTAQLEADMDAIASGEAGLEDVTDESREMLEEIFANLADSRDEIGDHLRKSLKDDKRLGPCPECGEDLLVRNSRHGSYFIGCDGYPDCENTLPLPSTGKPLILESECEDHGLNEVKMLAGRQTFVHGCPLCKAEDAGEGPVLGSCPDCGEEHDGELAVKTLQSGSRLVGCTRYPDCEYSLPLPRRGDIEVTDDRCEEHDLPELLVHSGDEPWELGCPICNYQEFQARESDSGSDLEALEGVGAKTVEKLVAAGIESLNDLSDADPDAVAESVDGVSADRIRNWQAEA
- a CDS encoding TlpA family protein disulfide reductase; translation: MNRRELLAGVASVGVLGGSAAVLWRGLSFGEGADSPSESATDSAENDSDGDTTDSSGPFELETLEAPGSEAETLTVPNDGLTLAMFFSPVCSRCQSLMPNMADAQTRLSDQYGDELTVVSVTGQQSPEQLREWWVDHDGDWTLAYDDGRVLTDRYDVVTHPVLMVIDSTGAVQWESEGVLEADRIVSSVERLLEDDSAADADEDAIPDGNDDAEETDSVPDENEDEHEH
- a CDS encoding LysE family translocator, whose product is MSASLIATALAGVVFGLAIAAPPGPMNAIIAEESVIRGWLAGFWAGAGAMLADVLFFVLVLAGVVTVIDHVPVIRPLLYLVGGVLMLYFAIGAINDARSASSFIGENNGSSKGFRKTFALSLTNPYQIGFWLTVGVGLLESGTLDVFAHVPTVGDSLSGTLVVETGSPALIAGFFGGIVVWIVAYPAALAAAGRRVDALAPVIAALSAVVLAGFGAVFLGIGALSLL
- a CDS encoding HD domain-containing protein, encoding MGVEIKETRVTDAEYEAMKQFVFEYLAASVEKEEEGGRMRWYPWHSAEYRHNHILNVVELSEEIAREEGADVDVTRVAALFHDVAKLETDQELHAEAGARVAREYLDSRVEYPESFITQVCRAIEHHSYQGDLNDVALETQCLIEADMLDKVGANGTALMLLRMGYEARTHMDCNEMVERVLERGYDAASRVQSDTAEGIAHQRLKRVKWFSEWLEDEIAGMG